The uncultured Paludibaculum sp. sequence GCGGGCGGCTACCGGGCCTGGAACCGCCGGGCACGACACGACCACAGCATCGCCTTCGATGCGGGCGTCCGCCCAGTGCCACTTGCGGTCGTCCCCAGCGATTGAGAATTCGCCGACCTTCTCGCCCTTGACCACGAGGCCTCCATCGGCATGATCGAAGTGGAGCTTCAAGGCGCCGGGCAGGCGTTCGACCTTGGATAGAGTCGGCCCCACATGGGGCACCTTGCGGCCGTACTGGCCGGCGAGGGCGCAGAGGGCGAGACGTTCGCCGGACTCCCTTTTGTCGATGGGGTGGATGTTGTCGGGATCACCCGTATCGATTGTGACGGCCAGGCAGGAATTTGGCACGCTCCGTGCCGTCAGCGCCTGGGCTTCCCGAAACTCCGCCCAGGAATCCTCGACGGGCACCTCGCTACGATGCTTGAAGGCCGGCAGGCCGACGATGTAGAACGGGAAATCGCCCTGGCCGAAGAGTTTTCGCCAATCGGCAATCATGGCGGGCAGCAGCCGGCGGTATTGGTGCGCGCGCTCGGTGTTGGACTCGCCCTGATACCAGATGGCTCCGGTAATGGAGAGCGGCGCGACGGGCGCCAGCATCCCGTTGTACAGGACGCCCGGCATGGTGGGCAGGTTCTCGAAGCCCACCGGCAGCGGGTGCGGAGGACGGGCATCCACGGCCACTTTGCCCTTCCAATCACCGCTGAGCGGAATCACACTGCCATCGCCCAGGGTGAGCCGCATCTCATCCGGTTTGCCGAGGAACCCGCCTTCGGGTTTCAGCTTGAACACACGCAGCGTGATCACGTTCCGGCCCGGCTTCAGCACGCCGTTGCGCGCGAAATAGACTCTCGGATTCTCGACCCAGGAACTGGCGCCCACCTGTTGTCCGTTGATGTAGGTGGTGTCCATCTTCTCGATCGATCCCAGATACACGCGAGCCATGCCGGGGGGCAGCGTGGCCGGCAGGGTGATCTCCCGGCGGAACCAGCAGAGGCTGGGCACGCCGCCGACTCCGAGTTCCTTGAATCCGCCCGGAATCTGGACGGGCATCCAGGACGAATCATCGAGGGCGGGATCGGCCCAGGAGCCGCCCCTGGAACCGATGTCGAACTCGTCGTACCAATGCATGATGTAGTTGCCGTACTGTGGACCGCCCATCTGGAGCCGGCGTTCCACCTCGGCAATGCCAGGGTCGAAATCCTTGAGCGGGCGCAGGGCGCCAGCACTAGCGAACGTTTCGGCTGGAACGCCCCCGACCGCTTCTTGAATCAGGCCAATGGGGACGTGCACGGACTCCTGGAGTCTCCGGGCGAAGAAGTAGGCCGTCGCCGAGATGCCGCCAAAGCCACCGACGGTGCCTGGCGAGACGATCTTCCATGTGCCGCGTGGGACATCGACGCGCGAGTAGGACGACCTCTGCGCCGCATTGAAAAACCGGATCAGCGGGTGATCGGCCGCCTTTACCTCTTCCGCGCCGTTTCTGGCCTGAGCGAGGCCGAATCCCATGTTCGACTGGCCCGCGCAGATCCACACGTCGCCGACCAAGACTTCGTGCAACA is a genomic window containing:
- a CDS encoding sialate O-acetylesterase produces the protein MKMRFAQGGRTLVSLSLGSALLLFTGLHLGAAPQPAAAPETPAPLPFVSPIFGDNMVLQRGKPVAIWGWSQPGDAIRVEIGENSATATARADGRWQASIQPPPPGGPYTVRISGRQTVLLHEVLVGDVWICAGQSNMGFGLAQARNGAEEVKAADHPLIRFFNAAQRSSYSRVDVPRGTWKIVSPGTVGGFGGISATAYFFARRLQESVHVPIGLIQEAVGGVPAETFASAGALRPLKDFDPGIAEVERRLQMGGPQYGNYIMHWYDEFDIGSRGGSWADPALDDSSWMPVQIPGGFKELGVGGVPSLCWFRREITLPATLPPGMARVYLGSIEKMDTTYINGQQVGASSWVENPRVYFARNGVLKPGRNVITLRVFKLKPEGGFLGKPDEMRLTLGDGSVIPLSGDWKGKVAVDARPPHPLPVGFENLPTMPGVLYNGMLAPVAPLSITGAIWYQGESNTERAHQYRRLLPAMIADWRKLFGQGDFPFYIVGLPAFKHRSEVPVEDSWAEFREAQALTARSVPNSCLAVTIDTGDPDNIHPIDKRESGERLALCALAGQYGRKVPHVGPTLSKVERLPGALKLHFDHADGGLVVKGEKVGEFSIAGDDRKWHWADARIEGDAVVVSCPAVPGPVAARYAWQANPAATLYNGAGLPAVPFRTDAWPGATDSSKTH